tcatgtcgaaaaatattaatgatatcaAAATGgttaataatatcaaaatatggttatgtaaaaattacattgttaGATCATGtgatattaaagaaaaaaaatttctgttaaatttacagaaaagaaaatttaaaataattatactcCGACAAAAATGAACTGTAATCAAtagtaatgaataataaatacaatgaATAATATATACGATTCCAAACGATAAAATcgtgatatttattatttgaatgttacaatttaaaaattatacataacAAAAAATAGCATTTCAAATAGCAATAACAGCTATGTAAATGTcacgaaaattaaaatgtctCCCCAGAGTgaattactgtttgaaacatTGAAAATTAACAAGAATCTGAacataatttgtaatttatttttttctatgtataaatgttcatacaaaattatgtaaagggtatattcatttataattttatacagttctataaaattaatttttttaatttaaaagttacaaattttttaatgttaagtttaaatattttttaatgtgacattgacattttttttaatgtaaattttacacttATGTTTTATCAGGAATAAAtctgtaaattaatttaagtatatttttctgtaatttttacagGATTTTTTTCTCTATGTAGTTACTCTAAGacggaaaattttaattgagtaTTACTGAATTGATTGTacgaaaaattcaaaatattatcaaaGTTTTATATCACTATGAATGCAAAAGTTTTAAAGCGACCCTTTGATCATTTAAGAGTGATTGATTATGACAACTGAggaaattttcatttgctgaatgtatataaaatatggaaatttaaactttagccatttgaattttaatcgatttaattttttgatattttactCCGAAAAATCCGGGCAAAATGAccgaaacaaaataaaatactgtttttttttaatgaaaaaaatttttcatttttattttttatttttcttattagtACCATTTATTAAATggataactaaaaaaatatcaaatattaagtgataaaattgataattataactataaattttttgtttgaaaataattaccttACACGCCGCTAGATGGcaatatggaaaaaaaattggtctGTTATGAAATGTTATACTGAGTTGATGACTACCTATTTGTTgtgcaattaatttaaaaagggTGCTCGCTACTTTAATAGCGCGTTGGTTCGTTACGCGAACTAGCGGGGTATGGCTATCAAGACATACCCAGTACGTAATTTTTGTAATCGTGAGGCTGTTAGCTGCCAGATGCACTGACGCCTCCATAgtctaattaaaatataacttcatattttcatatacgaaataaatattaaggcCGTTTGTTTTATTCAGATAACAGAGCAATAGTCGTATTAATAAATGCACAATTCgttatgaattttatataattaatactaaCTATCAAGgcacttaattaaaaatatttattattacgtAAGATAATCATTATTTAGATACTTTTTTTACCAGCTAAGCTATATTATACCATAGTGGATATTATTACTCAGCGTAATAAAGACTGCTATCCAAGCGTGATAGAATCTCGGATTGAATtaacttgataaaaaaaaattcatggaaTAATTCTACAAGCTCGCGATAAACGTCagttataaaaacaatttaggattaagtaattgttatttttatttattatgttactaaatattttttataataattttattcaattatttatagtttatgatatctaataagaaattttctttttaaaaatgaatagcaTTTGTAATTTCGTGCTTGTCAGAAAgattttactttaatatttaccTTCGTGTCTAAAAGtaaagagtattttttttccaatctactagaattatttctttttagatCTCACTGTAAATCTTCTCTATTGGCGTAgacttgtttttattattattacaagtaaattttattctgcGTTCCGGGATAAGTTTATcgtaaaattatacattttttttttccattgtcaacttaaatatttttctgaaacatatataaaagactcaaaagaattattttgacataaaacatttattaatcaacaaactttaatatatttaaaaattatatttaaatagttttctataatttaattaactttatatTCCATCGATTACTTCCTCTATAAATTCTGAAGGTAGTTAACTAAATTATCGATGTCTTGATGCTTGCAAAGTGCAAATACTCTGTACTATATAtatcataatataataattggaGGAGAATCAAGTACTAAAGTGTTATAACTTATGGACTTGATAGTGTAATTACGTAGATCGCAAGTTGGATGTATATACCTCACATGTAGGATTACAGTAACACCTTGCCTCGAATAATAGAATAGTATTCGAACTAGCTATACGGTaactagtaataataataataataataataataataataataataataataataataataataataataataataataataataaaataacaacaataattacaatcaaTTGTATCTACTTGAGCATCTGTATTGCGGTTAGAGAAAGGATCTGAATAATTtgtgtgaataaaaatttataaccttTATAAAGAATGGTTTAAGACCACTAATGCAATGGATTAACTGAGTTTAAGTGGCCCTCTAATAGGAGGGTCGTATAAAGGGGTATTTCGACTTTGCTTGATGCTTAGTAGTTATTAatcttttgataaataaatcatagcTTTATTTATGCAATtggattaatttaaataatttcactaGTTACCGATTGTTtttagctgagaaaaaaaatttttttttttgtcatgatttattttctattgtaccaataagaaaaaataaagccATTTAGCATTCGAAATGAAAATAGATTTGTCGaagctaaattttttgaattttcattcGTTTGATcgaattgaaaaatgaaaagtaAAATATGTAGCTTATGGTACTGATAAAACTGCGGGCGCGATCGTGATGACAAGACGGGATATATCCCGCAtatatttttctgaatttacTTGACAACCGGAAATataagatgaaaaaatttctggtaACTTCCGCCATGAGATCAAATGTAGTAGTTTAATTTCCCAAGAAAGCTACCAAGAAGTCGAGTAaataaatacgatttattcaCAGTAAGAACATaattggttaattttttagagttttagTATTAGTAAtagatattattaatatttaggtAATTGAGTGCAAGAACACACTTTAGCACTTGGCTGGTTGTTATCAGTAATGAAGGGTCGCGCACGAGCCAATATAATTACAAAGtttattgagttatttttatttacctttCAGAGTATAGAAATGATGGGTATATTTGTattcttcaataaattttttttttttaattgcttatACGTatctgaataattatttttaaaaaggtaTCGCAGTCTACAAAGAAGTCCCgttgaatttttctcttgataaaataaataaaataaaatataaattttatcagcaaatCTGCTCAAAGAGTtgacaacaataaaaatatttttttgtcataccTTCTTGCGATAGTAgaagtaaaataaatctttaaaaactgAATATAGTAAGCACCATAAAATTCATCTGAATAACACTAGTAAATATTTGTCtgcttcaattaaaaaatatcgtgGTTTAaaggcttttttttttttttttaattaaaaaactaccAATATTTTCTATCgatataacatttttatttgcatgaaaaatttaattaaagaacaatttataaaagtatgttagtctataaaaatgatttataatttattcatggTCATCAAATAacgctaactttattttagcAAATCAAATgaatacaaattataaatattgtacccataaattaattatatcacCTAGTGCTAATAAATCTGTTAGTCGGGCTTACTACGCAGAGTATTTGTTAATGAGCATGAATTTCGCGTGTGTATTGCCggaaataataacaaagaaaaaaaatttataaaaataggtCACTTTGAGCTTTGGGTGTACTGAACATTAGCTTTTATTCGTTGAgtaacatataaataaataacactCGAAAGAGTATGGTAtagaacaaataaaaaaaaagataaaaacgGGCATACAATAGCCCTAAACTTACTACAAGTGTTATTCCTACAAGTGGTACAAATCGAGCCTTCAGGAGACGTGGGCGtacaaatttattgtatcCCGTATATATTACATTTATACACGTACGTAAACACATGTTTACACGagtaaattgtttaaacaGAATGAGACGcaataatacataataataaccGAGTACCAAAAATAAACATTGTATTAGTCCATATCAATGAATAATTTCGGATTGATTCCCTTCGGAGTAAAATTAAATCGTAATATGCTTATTATGATGATTATcatgttataaatttatcatcatcAAGTGAAATTGAATCAATTATACCtgcattattataattgattaataattataattatactcTACTATTGTAtgcttaaataattacttttattattgttacagACAGTTTCAGTAAGCGTGAGTATTCTTACTCTCACTTTCATATCGATCGATCGTTGGAACGCTATTTGTTTTCCGCTGGCTTTTAAATCGACAACGAAACGCGCGAAAAAGTTTATATGCTTCGTTTGGATATTctcatttatttttggtaaataaagtaacatttattcgtaacatttattagtatttataaGTAATATTTATTCGTATTTATTGGAGTGGGATAtctaatagtaatagtaatatatatgttataGATACACCCGATATAATTTTACTGCAAGTTGCACCAACagtatttaaaatagaaactatttatttaacgCAATGTAAAAGATCGTGGAGCATTAATAGcgaaagaattttcaatttggtTATATTTGTGTTCCTGTATTTCGGACCACTGGTTTTTATGACCTATACATATTATCAAATAATCTGTGTTTTACGAGGAAGTCGAATTCCCGGATATAaatgtaagttttattttttttaattattttatttaaacaataaataatctgTTAAagattttctattttttctttattatacTTGTCGATATACTTAgtgataatattgaaaaataaatatttttttatttcttgatAATAAAGaagacttttttatttttatttcaaacaaacttttttaaaaaatattttcttaatgaAAGAAGAGGGAAGGGGAAGGGGAAGaagtgaatttaaaataatttttagttttctagaaataattttgaatgatggaaaatatttattttttaatttttaatagctaCTTTTttcttgtataaaaaaatgtaaatttttttatcaaaaataaaaaaagcttttttttttaactaaaacaattaaaaattagtatttttttaatctatacaTGACAGAATTGATGCATAGAAAAAAGCATGTTCCTGAATCGATATCACATTCAGTGATTGTAAACTATTTCATATCTGAAATGGACAGTTCAAAAATATGAGTTaacattaaaagtttaataaaataaaaaacaaatcaccgtcaaaaatcaattttattgaaaaaataacgttTGAAATTTATGCGAtagcttttattatttttcaacccgttttatatttatctatctGTAATAAATTCTGTTTATCTTTGAATAAAACAATCGAAATAGTTTAAAAGTAGTTAAGttacaaatttaatgaaaatacgtaaaattaaattataaagtttgAGTAACATTGTTAGTGAACTCAATTAGTTGAAGGaataattgattgattatATTACTTTGATTTTAGTATCCAGAAGAAATAATGAAATTCCTTTGGACGCTGAATTGTCAGCGTCGTTTGAAGACAATCATGAAGGACGATTGGTGTCAAGACGAAAAGCTGCTAAAATGCTAGTTGTAGTCGTTCTTGTTTTTGCGATTTGTTATGCGCCTGTTCATTTGCTGAATATCCTCAGgtgatgaaaaatatttccgAATTTTTGAAACTTAACATTTTAAACATTCATCGCTGTAgtagaaattaaatatatattattatggtTAGTATACAATAGATGACGCTAGTGACGATTAAGATATTGATTTCTCGAAAGTACATAGATAACTTCCATGGTATGTTAGTTCTCTGCAGAGTTTTTCTGGTGATATATGATGTCTTATCACTGCAGATGGAAGaagaaaagaataaatatttgttatttcttcttttttttttttaaatgtacaacaatatactcaaaataataacttattattatttaatttgatataaatttacaataaaaattttatattttaatttatctaattcaAACTATtgtgtaaactttttttataattgccGAGTGGCGTTAACCGAAATAAAATCTTactgaaaaattcaaaatttattgttttaaaattttaacaatttgaatttttattggcATCAAGTAAATTAATCTCTTAACTtctttaattgaagaaaacaattttttattaacaaaacatattcaaaaacagtagaatttttaattaattgataaaattaattatttgttacagataTTCAGTGACTTTATCATCGAATAATATCACAAGAGCATTCAGTCTATTAGCTCACTGGCTATGCTATTTGAACAGCGCAATTAATCctgtcatttataattttatgagtggtaagaaaagtttttattaatcaaaatcgatttatataaaaatatcagcttgagaaaatatttttaatatttattttttaatattttttaaggactTGTAgtcttttaaatttcaattattatacgattgaaaatttttctcaagtttgaattatttgtcataaaattgattttatacagattttttaaaatgaattaggTAAATTCCGTAAAGAATTTAGACGATCATTCATATGCTCACGACCGATTTCCGCAGAGTGTGGAACACAAAAAAATGGGATTATGCAAATAGCTGATCGTTCGCAGATGCCAACCACAGACTCAAATCAGTCAGATAATAATTGTGTCAAAAGTCAAAAAAGCGTTGAAGTTATTCCTCTCAAGAGTATGTCCAACGAGCAATAAAATTCTactttaaacaaatagaaCAATACAAATTTATGAGGCATGAAATTGTTTGTTTCATGGTACTTGAGATTAAGTACGTCtgtaaattaatgtaaataaatttatgtattatttataaaaaatatatgtgtataATGTTACTCAATAAAGTAAA
This genomic interval from Cotesia glomerata isolate CgM1 linkage group LG1, MPM_Cglom_v2.3, whole genome shotgun sequence contains the following:
- the LOC123266752 gene encoding orexin receptor type 1-like isoform X1; translated protein: MVFNIYSLMFGLVLSDFITQTRALDYVDIEDREYSNITEESYLWSVNATDNCTNPFCVSDQDYLDYLTDLMTTPSIYDCILIFMHVTVFVGGILGNLLVCLAVYRNRSMRTVTNYFLVNLAVADLMVLIFCLPSTVIWDVSETWLFGEIACKIIPYLQTVSVSVSILTLTFISIDRWNAICFPLAFKSTTKRAKKFICFVWIFSFIFDTPDIILLQVAPTVFKIETIYLTQCKRSWSINSERIFNLVIFVFLYFGPLVFMTYTYYQIICVLRGSRIPGYKLSRRNNEIPLDAELSASFEDNHEGRLVSRRKAAKMLVVVVLVFAICYAPVHLLNILRYSVTLSSNNITRAFSLLAHWLCYLNSAINPVIYNFMSGKFRKEFRRSFICSRPISAECGTQKNGIMQIADRSQMPTTDSNQSDNNCVKSQKSVEVIPLKSMSNEQ
- the LOC123266752 gene encoding orexin receptor type 1-like isoform X3, which encodes MTTPSIYDCILIFMHVTVFVGGILGNLLVCLAVYRNRSMRTVTNYFLVNLAVADLMVLIFCLPSTVIWDVSETWLFGEIACKIIPYLQTVSVSVSILTLTFISIDRWNAICFPLAFKSTTKRAKKFICFVWIFSFIFDTPDIILLQVAPTVFKIETIYLTQCKRSWSINSERIFNLVIFVFLYFGPLVFMTYTYYQIICVLRGSRIPGYKLSRRNNEIPLDAELSASFEDNHEGRLVSRRKAAKMLVVVVLVFAICYAPVHLLNILRYSVTLSSNNITRAFSLLAHWLCYLNSAINPVIYNFMSGKFRKEFRRSFICSRPISAECGTQKNGIMQIADRSQMPTTDSNQSDNNCVKSQKSVEVIPLKSMSNEQ
- the LOC123266752 gene encoding orexin receptor type 1-like isoform X2, whose protein sequence is MFNIKDFITQTRALDYVDIEDREYSNITEESYLWSVNATDNCTNPFCVSDQDYLDYLTDLMTTPSIYDCILIFMHVTVFVGGILGNLLVCLAVYRNRSMRTVTNYFLVNLAVADLMVLIFCLPSTVIWDVSETWLFGEIACKIIPYLQTVSVSVSILTLTFISIDRWNAICFPLAFKSTTKRAKKFICFVWIFSFIFDTPDIILLQVAPTVFKIETIYLTQCKRSWSINSERIFNLVIFVFLYFGPLVFMTYTYYQIICVLRGSRIPGYKLSRRNNEIPLDAELSASFEDNHEGRLVSRRKAAKMLVVVVLVFAICYAPVHLLNILRYSVTLSSNNITRAFSLLAHWLCYLNSAINPVIYNFMSGKFRKEFRRSFICSRPISAECGTQKNGIMQIADRSQMPTTDSNQSDNNCVKSQKSVEVIPLKSMSNEQ